From Echinicola soli, a single genomic window includes:
- the tcmP gene encoding three-Cys-motif partner protein TcmP, which translates to MKESQTQMLNHSEAKVRLLDTYIQKYLNILSRSQHVADIYLYDLFCGSGVYENGGEGSPVIFMRAIKNMFFRNESVGIENSSYHCWFNDIDADKIQKVEQYINDKKLYYPQFGDLKISSKEYEAILPDVIGQINKLKREKAFVFIDPYGYKNISLNHIKKLLESKKSEVLLFLPTQFMFRFERKGAPECLKKFIRELLPEREWPNSHTGIDFIENLKSAFRSHLGNEYYVDTFIIKREANQYFCLFFFTSHIYGFEKMLEAKWQVDKNEGRGWDFNANGSMSLFVDQVSQARVNKLEASLLSHLKIPRTNVDLYWFILHEGFRTVHGNDVLKRLSREGKINVTPVGGEKTRRGAFYLGHDYYKDNLAKILVKSNI; encoded by the coding sequence ATGAAGGAATCACAAACTCAAATGCTTAACCATTCTGAAGCCAAGGTCAGACTTTTAGATACCTATATCCAGAAATATTTAAATATCCTTAGCAGATCACAACATGTGGCTGATATCTACTTGTATGATTTGTTTTGCGGGTCTGGTGTTTACGAAAATGGAGGTGAAGGAAGTCCCGTTATTTTTATGAGGGCCATTAAAAATATGTTTTTTAGGAATGAAAGTGTAGGCATTGAGAATTCATCATATCATTGTTGGTTTAATGACATAGATGCAGATAAGATTCAGAAAGTTGAGCAATATATCAACGATAAGAAGCTTTATTACCCCCAATTTGGAGACTTAAAAATAAGTTCAAAGGAATATGAAGCTATTCTTCCCGACGTAATTGGACAGATTAATAAACTTAAACGAGAAAAAGCTTTTGTTTTTATAGACCCTTACGGATACAAAAACATTAGTTTAAACCACATTAAAAAATTACTGGAAAGCAAGAAGAGTGAAGTATTACTTTTTCTGCCAACTCAATTTATGTTTCGGTTTGAACGAAAAGGTGCTCCGGAATGTCTCAAAAAGTTTATTAGAGAATTGCTTCCCGAGAGAGAATGGCCAAATAGTCACACAGGCATTGACTTTATTGAAAATTTAAAGTCTGCATTTAGGTCCCATTTAGGAAATGAATATTATGTGGATACCTTTATAATTAAAAGAGAAGCCAACCAGTACTTTTGTTTGTTCTTTTTCACAAGTCATATATATGGCTTTGAAAAAATGCTAGAGGCCAAATGGCAGGTGGATAAAAACGAAGGACGTGGATGGGATTTTAATGCAAATGGGTCAATGTCTCTGTTTGTGGATCAAGTATCCCAAGCTCGTGTCAATAAACTGGAAGCATCTCTACTTTCTCATCTTAAAATACCAAGGACTAATGTAGATCTTTACTGGTTTATCCTTCATGAAGGTTTCAGGACTGTACACGGAAATGATGTATTAAAAAGACTTTCAAGAGAAGGAAAAATAAATGTGACACCAGTTGGCGGAGAAAAAACGCGAAGAGGAGCCTTTTATTTGGGACATGATTATTATAAAGATAACTTAGCAAAGATTTTAGTAAAAAGTAATATTTAA
- a CDS encoding DUF6527 family protein, with product MKRLHNWFRKKLGWLLPPQYSVEERAEDEPPVKLNGRKVYLLGSPNPDIACLKCPGGCGKLIFLDLDENASIKWRIVKKNRLTIHPSIWNTLDCTCHFWIIRGEVKWCNDI from the coding sequence GTGAAGAGGCTACATAATTGGTTTAGGAAAAAGTTGGGGTGGTTGCTACCACCCCAATATTCTGTAGAAGAAAGAGCGGAGGATGAGCCTCCTGTCAAGTTGAATGGTAGAAAGGTTTATCTATTAGGTAGTCCAAATCCAGATATAGCATGCCTTAAATGTCCAGGAGGCTGTGGAAAGCTAATATTCTTGGATTTAGATGAGAATGCCTCAATTAAGTGGAGGATTGTAAAAAAGAACCGATTAACAATTCACCCTTCAATATGGAATACTCTTGATTGCACCTGTCACTTTTGGATTATAAGAGGTGAAGTTAAATGGTGTAATGATATATAA
- a CDS encoding thermonuclease family protein: MWTFNADGELEKIRFIGMNTLEPLTTSYKKREYFSQEASANDNKLLDGKKVWLEYDAGRYDPYGRTQAYVYLKDCTFLNVPLVKMR, translated from the coding sequence ATCTGGACATTCAATGCAGATGGTGAACTAGAAAAAATCCGGTTTATCGGCATGAATACCCTTGAACCTCTCACTACCAGCTATAAAAAGAGAGAATACTTCAGCCAAGAAGCATCTGCTAATGATAATAAATTATTGGATGGTAAGAAAGTCTGGCTAGAATATGATGCTGGCCGCTATGATCCCTATGGCCGTACACAGGCTTATGTATATTTGAAAGATTGCACTTTCTTAAATGTCCCCCTGGTAAAGATGAGGTGA
- a CDS encoding DUF5131 family protein has protein sequence MAQSSIEWTEMTWNPTTGCDKVSQGCKFCYAEVMAKRLMAMGIEKYKDGFKIRTHEDALNTPYTWKKSKVVFVNSMSDLFHKDVPLSFIKKVFKVMNDNPQHVFQVLTKRADILLQYSDQLKWTHNIWMGVSVEDKRVTDRIDLLRQSGARVKFLSCEPLIGPLPDLNLKGIDWVIVGGESGHKPRPMDPDWVLDIQEQCVRKEVAFFFKQWGGKNKKKNGRMLNGQTYDEMPEIELQKSV, from the coding sequence ATGGCACAATCAAGCATCGAATGGACTGAAATGACCTGGAACCCCACCACAGGATGTGATAAAGTATCCCAAGGCTGTAAGTTTTGCTATGCAGAGGTGATGGCTAAGCGATTAATGGCCATGGGCATAGAAAAATACAAGGATGGCTTCAAAATACGGACACATGAAGATGCCCTCAATACACCCTACACTTGGAAAAAATCCAAGGTAGTCTTTGTGAATTCTATGAGTGACCTTTTTCATAAGGATGTTCCCTTAAGTTTTATCAAAAAGGTCTTTAAGGTGATGAATGATAATCCACAGCATGTCTTCCAAGTACTTACCAAAAGAGCTGATATCTTACTTCAATATAGTGATCAGCTCAAATGGACACATAATATTTGGATGGGGGTGTCCGTGGAAGATAAAAGGGTCACTGACCGTATTGACTTGCTCCGACAAAGTGGTGCCAGGGTCAAGTTCCTTTCCTGTGAACCTTTGATCGGCCCATTGCCAGATCTTAACCTGAAAGGTATCGACTGGGTGATCGTAGGCGGAGAGAGCGGACACAAACCCCGGCCTATGGATCCTGATTGGGTGCTGGATATTCAAGAACAATGTGTCCGTAAGGAGGTGGCATTTTTCTTTAAACAATGGGGCGGCAAAAACAAAAAGAAAAATGGGCGAATGCTTAATGGCCAAACCTATGATGAAATGCCAGAAATTGAGCTGCAGAAGAGTGTTTAA
- a CDS encoding helix-turn-helix domain-containing protein yields MMDLNKIFPLKLRSARRILGLTQKELAVSSGVSHHSIGKYEKGVRLPSSGAMMDLAKALKVEVGYFFSESHYPIEDIEVEYREGFKIGTTDEGFLKLEAQKFLEKYISIEELSESRKDFENPLTHRVVINTSEAEQSAIELRKKLKLGDSPIHNLTDFLDRIGIKVLMLDYGDNFEGFSAWIGKVPLIVVNPSGKVVPRLRFTLAHELAHLVLTIPKGIQGKDREAICDAFAGAFLMPKSVLIDRIGRNRKTISLEELRALQESYGISKQSLGLRLVHCKIIGWNDYHELLQVEDFGNYSKKEESARYFQLLYKLILEETVDREQAQYLSNVSPQDFETRLKQAETIKITVDGNLD; encoded by the coding sequence ATGATGGATCTAAATAAGATATTCCCACTAAAGCTCAGGAGTGCGAGACGTATTCTTGGACTAACTCAAAAAGAGTTGGCTGTGTCTTCTGGTGTTTCTCATCACTCCATAGGCAAGTATGAGAAAGGGGTGAGATTACCCAGTAGTGGTGCTATGATGGATTTAGCGAAAGCATTGAAAGTAGAAGTTGGATATTTCTTTTCAGAGTCGCATTATCCTATAGAAGATATTGAAGTAGAGTATCGGGAAGGGTTTAAGATTGGTACGACTGATGAAGGATTTTTGAAGTTAGAAGCTCAAAAGTTTCTGGAAAAGTATATAAGTATTGAAGAGCTGTCTGAGAGTCGAAAGGATTTCGAGAATCCATTAACACATAGAGTGGTAATTAATACGTCCGAAGCGGAACAATCTGCTATTGAACTTAGAAAGAAATTAAAGCTTGGAGATTCTCCCATTCATAATTTGACTGATTTTCTTGATCGTATTGGGATCAAGGTCTTAATGCTTGATTATGGAGATAACTTTGAAGGTTTTTCGGCCTGGATCGGCAAAGTTCCTTTAATCGTAGTAAATCCTTCTGGTAAGGTTGTGCCAAGATTAAGATTTACTTTGGCACATGAACTGGCTCATCTCGTACTAACAATCCCCAAAGGGATACAGGGGAAAGATAGGGAAGCTATTTGCGACGCATTCGCCGGAGCATTCTTAATGCCAAAATCTGTTCTTATTGACCGAATAGGAAGAAATAGAAAGACTATCTCACTAGAAGAGCTTAGAGCTTTACAAGAGTCTTATGGGATTTCAAAACAAAGTTTGGGGCTTAGGTTGGTTCATTGTAAGATAATAGGGTGGAATGATTATCACGAATTGCTGCAAGTTGAAGACTTTGGTAACTATTCCAAGAAGGAAGAATCTGCTCGTTACTTCCAATTGCTTTATAAGTTGATTCTTGAGGAGACCGTTGACCGAGAGCAAGCACAATATCTTTCAAATGTATCTCCACAAGATTTTGAGACAAGATTAAAGCAAGCCGAAACAATAAAAATAACAGTTGATGGGAATCTTGATTAA
- a CDS encoding TlpA family protein disulfide reductase codes for MKKKTFISFLALLCLFGSELYGQVASPPTAGGSPEGAPAVIYGEINSFHDYDSLTVQIYEQYIWDNMALFRPITLKVPVEEGTFITGTSHRQVFSIATPPISRPSHISIQSENGYLLKDNLVFPGDSVRALWDDKKRQVIFNGPSEQLFTAQYRLSLIDNAERFGKSRSINTADPEELLARDNNRMLLKAHSDRYGIPVHIGPFDFKGHLKELEEGFRSLSKLPGLKYLDTLSNISQAGREILTADYIYRKSAHVFNRFFLLYSYAGDPSRTSMVNDLKDVVLGDIKDLRLPDISKVTQLYSAHFASHEFNRLKSIELLEGTSAHQTIMDDYSGELRERLLTYYLFRESKKMDNGLERTLASLETIRGGWYRERLLELVSGLQTGTELPSFTLMDTSGREFNLDSLKGKTLLLDFWYTGCKACISYHRNTLSKLEEHFGGNPDVVLVSISTDPGKQRWDKSRSQGKYTSDKLLNLCTLGTDHPLVKHFNVFSYPHQVLVGKDHRVYRTGGIPKDPDALITIIERIANGSQKDTLTTIER; via the coding sequence ATGAAAAAAAAAACATTTATTAGCTTCCTGGCATTACTATGCCTTTTTGGAAGCGAATTATATGGACAAGTTGCTTCACCTCCCACTGCCGGAGGTTCACCTGAAGGTGCCCCGGCAGTGATCTATGGGGAGATCAACTCCTTCCATGACTATGACAGCCTGACCGTCCAGATATATGAACAATATATCTGGGACAATATGGCCCTGTTCAGGCCAATAACCTTAAAGGTACCTGTTGAGGAGGGTACCTTTATCACCGGCACCTCCCACAGACAGGTATTTTCCATTGCCACCCCACCCATTTCAAGGCCTTCACATATCAGTATCCAGTCTGAGAATGGATATTTGCTCAAGGACAACCTTGTTTTTCCCGGGGATAGTGTACGGGCGCTCTGGGACGACAAGAAGCGACAGGTCATCTTCAACGGACCCTCCGAACAATTGTTCACCGCACAATACCGGCTTTCACTGATCGACAATGCTGAAAGGTTTGGGAAGTCCAGATCTATCAATACTGCCGACCCCGAAGAGCTACTTGCAAGGGACAACAACCGTATGCTTTTGAAAGCCCACTCCGACCGGTATGGCATTCCGGTGCACATCGGCCCATTTGACTTCAAGGGCCACCTGAAAGAGCTTGAAGAAGGTTTTCGGTCCCTTTCCAAGCTGCCTGGCCTAAAATACCTGGACACCCTGTCCAACATTTCCCAAGCAGGCAGGGAGATCCTCACCGCGGATTATATTTACAGAAAATCAGCCCATGTTTTCAACCGGTTTTTCCTACTGTATTCCTATGCCGGTGATCCTTCAAGAACATCAATGGTGAACGACCTGAAGGATGTCGTTCTTGGGGATATAAAGGACCTCCGGTTGCCTGACATTAGTAAGGTGACACAACTGTATTCGGCGCATTTCGCATCCCACGAGTTCAACCGCCTTAAATCCATCGAATTGTTGGAAGGCACCTCAGCCCATCAAACGATCATGGACGACTATTCCGGAGAGCTAAGGGAACGGCTGCTCACCTATTACCTCTTCAGGGAAAGCAAAAAGATGGACAACGGCCTGGAAAGGACACTTGCTTCCCTGGAAACCATCAGGGGAGGCTGGTACAGGGAAAGGCTCCTGGAACTTGTATCAGGACTACAGACGGGTACCGAGCTGCCTTCCTTTACGCTGATGGACACTTCCGGCAGGGAGTTCAACCTTGACAGCCTTAAGGGAAAGACCCTCCTGTTGGATTTCTGGTACACCGGGTGCAAGGCATGCATTTCCTACCATAGGAACACCCTTTCCAAACTGGAGGAACATTTCGGTGGAAACCCTGATGTTGTGCTGGTCTCCATAAGCACGGATCCCGGCAAACAACGCTGGGACAAGAGCCGAAGCCAGGGGAAATACACCTCCGACAAGCTCCTGAACCTCTGCACCCTGGGTACCGACCACCCATTGGTCAAGCACTTCAACGTTTTCAGCTATCCCCACCAGGTACTGGTGGGAAAGGACCATCGGGTCTACCGTACGGGGGGCATTCCCAAGGATCCCGACGCATTGATCACGATAATTGAGCGGATTGCCAATGGTTCCCAAAAAGACACACTTACCACTATTGAACGCTAA
- a CDS encoding HNH endonuclease has translation MRNGLFKKHIPRVYQNTCCFTGMQITGAKVKSMVDACHIIPFSQTQDDRITNGPALSPTMHRAFDQGLITVYENYHMVVTNAYDESTNADHGLKKLHERPILLPENKRHSPSQENLDWHRGEEFR, from the coding sequence GTGAGAAATGGCCTATTTAAAAAGCATATTCCGAGGGTTTATCAAAACACCTGCTGCTTTACTGGCATGCAGATCACGGGTGCCAAAGTAAAAAGCATGGTAGATGCCTGTCATATTATACCCTTTAGCCAAACCCAGGATGACCGCATTACTAATGGGCCGGCACTCTCTCCAACGATGCACCGAGCCTTTGACCAGGGCCTGATTACTGTCTATGAAAACTACCATATGGTGGTGACCAATGCATATGATGAAAGCACCAATGCGGATCATGGTCTTAAAAAATTACATGAAAGACCAATATTATTGCCTGAAAATAAAAGGCATTCTCCAAGTCAAGAAAACTTGGATTGGCATAGGGGAGAGGAGTTCAGGTAG
- a CDS encoding HesA/MoeB/ThiF family protein, with protein MRMLKLYEKHYDALKHHLFPGDGLESIAFVLCGNTFSGNRKVFTSHKVKCIPHEKCNLRAEDRIDWDVSLIQDLIEEAEVKGLSLFKIHSHPGGYNDFSEVDNISDNSFFPTLNAEIDQGIEHGSIVMTPDGMLVGRIVIGSTDYQRIDVFQVVGNVIHIQSDNGVCVDLREEYLRNSQAFGRGTQSLLQKMKVAVIGCSGTGSPTIEQLYRLGVGELVIVDFDTIERKNLNRILHSKVELIGTNKAYAIKEALDSTGLPTKITIHTVDITESELVISDLSTCDLVFGCTDSVLSRDLLTAISSFYLIPYIDMGVKLSADGQGGIKSIYGVINYISPGDSLLERGQYTQEDLRAEGLFKDDPDEYKGQLDKGYISNVNVESPAVISVNVNISSFAVLDMLERIHPYRDDGPERVKRVFVSLSDLDITINSKFDSDKYLMDNRGRGNVYPLLYMPNLSRCEEAT; from the coding sequence ATGAGAATGTTGAAGCTGTACGAGAAACATTATGATGCCTTAAAGCATCATTTGTTTCCAGGTGATGGATTAGAATCCATTGCCTTTGTTTTATGTGGCAATACATTCTCAGGAAATCGTAAGGTCTTTACTTCCCACAAAGTCAAATGCATTCCCCATGAGAAATGTAATTTACGCGCTGAGGATAGAATTGATTGGGATGTTTCTTTGATTCAGGACTTAATAGAAGAAGCAGAGGTCAAAGGATTGTCACTATTTAAAATTCATTCTCATCCCGGAGGGTATAATGACTTCTCTGAAGTAGATAATATTAGTGATAACAGTTTCTTTCCTACTCTTAATGCTGAAATTGACCAAGGAATAGAGCACGGTAGCATAGTGATGACTCCTGACGGAATGCTTGTAGGGAGAATTGTCATTGGGAGCACGGATTATCAGAGAATAGATGTCTTTCAAGTTGTTGGAAATGTAATTCATATTCAATCTGATAACGGCGTTTGTGTTGATCTGCGAGAAGAATATCTTCGAAATAGCCAAGCATTTGGAAGAGGGACTCAAAGTCTATTGCAGAAAATGAAGGTTGCGGTTATAGGATGTTCAGGAACCGGTAGCCCTACAATTGAACAATTATATCGTTTAGGAGTAGGTGAGCTAGTTATTGTAGATTTTGATACGATTGAACGTAAAAATCTCAATCGCATTCTTCATTCTAAGGTAGAATTAATAGGAACAAACAAAGCTTATGCTATTAAAGAAGCTTTGGATAGCACTGGTCTTCCTACTAAGATTACAATCCATACTGTAGATATTACAGAATCAGAATTAGTTATCTCAGATTTGAGCACTTGTGATTTGGTATTCGGGTGTACGGATTCAGTTCTCAGTAGAGATTTGCTAACAGCTATATCCAGTTTTTACCTGATTCCATATATCGACATGGGAGTTAAGCTATCCGCTGATGGTCAAGGAGGAATAAAGTCTATTTATGGGGTAATAAATTATATTTCCCCTGGTGACTCTTTACTTGAACGAGGGCAGTATACTCAAGAAGATCTAAGAGCTGAAGGTTTATTTAAAGATGATCCTGATGAATATAAGGGTCAACTCGATAAAGGGTATATTAGCAATGTGAATGTTGAGAGTCCAGCAGTAATTTCTGTGAATGTGAATATTTCATCATTTGCGGTACTAGACATGCTAGAAAGGATACATCCATACCGAGATGATGGCCCAGAAAGAGTGAAACGGGTTTTCGTGTCATTGAGTGATCTTGATATTACCATTAATTCTAAATTCGATTCCGACAAGTATTTAATGGATAATAGAGGACGAGGTAACGTTTATCCGTTGCTATACATGCCAAATCTTTCTAGATGTGAAGAGGCTACATAA
- a CDS encoding SusC/RagA family TonB-linked outer membrane protein produces the protein MKKLLLCIWLLISIHESHGQDGQYRLHGRIKDAVTGSALPGATVQVKGTQTGTASDAEGFFTISGTGLSTLTFSFVGYRKQELEVDFDSAPEQVEILLMPGERDLEGVEVVSTGYRQLPLERATGSFVALDEELVNRKVSTNLIDRLEDVTPGLVFNRSAAEGDPISIRGRSTLFAETHPLVVIDNFPYDGPLENINPNDVESITVLRDAAAASIWGAQAGNGVIVITTKQGRKGTPRISLNANVTVAQQPDPFYRPRIASADMVDIEQRLFGEGYYGRYELSSNQTPLSPAVEALIAHRDGKISDGELEEKLGTLSLHDSRSDLERHYYRPEIRQQYSLGIRGGSEGYRYAFSAGYDRNRANIRGNSESRLTLMAKNSWRLFDDRLEIMAGISHIRTMDITGTELPSVYPYEALGDNNGVPLPVIRGYSSRFISSVRDDGLLDWRYYPLQEIGLLDGRDRFMDLRLNSRASYRILPGLKASLLHQYWQGDQTDYFRYPRKTFHVRDLVNQFTQVDGDGTRSFPVPKGDILDWGITENRSHHFRGQLDYARTFGEHEFSALAGFEAKDLSSNGRSARYYGYDDALGISQPVDYGTRYRTYYNPGRLSNILSGEAISGKTDRFVSYYLNLGYHFRDRFGLSLSARKDASNLFGVDANQKGVPLWSVGTSWTVSEEGFMDGTAMDYLKVRLSYGYNGNIDRSVTAYTTARYRGGNLNRITGLPMAQIINPPNPDLSWERIGILNLGLDFELWEGRLSGTVEAYRKEGTDLIGDSPVGASSGFLDFRGNFADTRTHGMDLELRSQNLTGDTFRWSTNLMVSTVSEKVTRYGYQSNVSTYLRYGDGGGPATPMEGRPLYAIYSYPWAGLDPDMGAPLGYVNGEKSDDYASITGNATMETVNYHGSARPTLFGALRNDIAYGNLSLSVNISFRSGYHYRRNSVDYNELLRGNVTHADYGIRWKRPGDEVMTHIPSLPDGLDTDRDNFYRYAGILVEKGDHIRLQDIRLGYRPQGLPLKNTEIYVYANNLGIIWKAAKDDPLDPDYRSAKPLGSISLGIRVDL, from the coding sequence ATGAAGAAACTGTTACTATGTATATGGTTGTTGATTTCCATCCATGAGTCCCATGGGCAGGATGGCCAATACCGGCTCCACGGCCGGATTAAAGATGCCGTTACAGGCTCTGCCCTACCCGGGGCCACCGTACAGGTCAAGGGCACGCAAACCGGCACAGCAAGTGACGCAGAGGGTTTTTTCACTATTTCGGGGACGGGCCTTTCCACCCTTACCTTTAGTTTTGTCGGTTACCGCAAACAAGAGCTGGAAGTGGACTTTGACAGTGCACCCGAACAGGTGGAAATCCTACTTATGCCAGGGGAACGGGACCTGGAAGGCGTCGAGGTAGTATCCACTGGCTATCGGCAACTCCCCTTGGAGCGGGCAACAGGTTCCTTTGTTGCCCTGGATGAAGAGCTGGTCAACAGGAAGGTCAGCACCAACCTGATCGACAGGCTGGAGGATGTCACCCCCGGTCTGGTATTCAACAGGTCGGCCGCAGAGGGCGACCCTATCAGCATCAGGGGAAGATCGACCCTTTTTGCCGAAACCCATCCCCTGGTGGTCATCGATAACTTTCCCTATGACGGTCCACTGGAGAATATCAATCCCAATGACGTGGAGAGCATCACCGTTCTCAGGGATGCCGCAGCGGCTTCCATCTGGGGGGCACAGGCAGGAAATGGTGTTATTGTGATCACGACCAAGCAGGGACGCAAGGGCACGCCCCGCATCTCACTGAATGCCAATGTTACGGTTGCCCAACAACCTGACCCGTTCTACCGTCCGCGCATTGCCTCTGCAGATATGGTCGATATTGAGCAAAGGCTGTTCGGAGAGGGCTATTATGGACGGTATGAACTTTCCTCGAACCAAACTCCCCTTTCCCCGGCGGTGGAGGCCCTGATCGCCCACAGGGACGGAAAAATATCCGATGGGGAGCTGGAGGAAAAGCTCGGTACCCTCTCCCTTCATGACAGCAGATCAGACCTGGAAAGGCACTATTACAGGCCTGAAATCCGACAGCAGTACTCCCTGGGGATACGTGGGGGATCGGAAGGTTACCGCTACGCATTCTCCGCCGGATATGACCGCAACAGGGCCAACATCCGCGGGAACAGTGAGAGCCGGCTGACCCTTATGGCCAAAAACAGCTGGCGGCTTTTTGACGACAGGCTGGAGATCATGGCCGGGATCTCCCATATACGGACCATGGACATTACCGGCACGGAACTTCCTTCGGTATATCCCTATGAGGCCCTTGGGGATAACAACGGAGTGCCCCTCCCAGTCATCAGGGGATACAGCAGCCGGTTCATCTCCTCGGTCCGGGATGACGGTCTGCTCGATTGGCGGTATTACCCGTTGCAGGAGATCGGCCTCCTTGACGGCAGGGACAGGTTTATGGACCTGAGACTCAACTCAAGGGCCAGCTACCGGATATTGCCCGGGCTAAAGGCCTCTCTTCTCCACCAATACTGGCAAGGGGACCAAACGGATTATTTTCGCTATCCCCGGAAAACCTTCCATGTCCGTGACCTTGTCAACCAGTTCACCCAAGTGGACGGGGACGGCACGCGCTCATTCCCCGTCCCCAAGGGTGACATCCTGGATTGGGGGATAACCGAAAACCGCAGCCACCACTTCAGGGGCCAGCTGGATTATGCAAGGACGTTCGGGGAACATGAATTCTCTGCCCTCGCCGGTTTCGAGGCCAAGGACCTGTCCTCCAACGGAAGGTCCGCCCGTTACTATGGTTATGATGATGCCCTGGGGATCAGCCAACCGGTTGATTACGGCACACGTTACCGGACCTATTACAATCCCGGAAGGCTTTCCAATATCCTTTCCGGGGAAGCCATCTCCGGAAAGACGGACAGGTTTGTTTCCTATTATCTCAACCTGGGCTATCACTTCAGGGACAGGTTTGGCCTTTCGCTCAGTGCCCGGAAGGATGCGTCCAACCTCTTCGGGGTAGATGCCAACCAAAAAGGGGTTCCCCTGTGGTCTGTGGGGACCAGCTGGACGGTCAGCGAGGAAGGTTTTATGGACGGCACAGCCATGGATTACCTCAAGGTAAGGCTCAGCTATGGTTACAACGGGAACATTGACCGATCGGTCACCGCCTATACCACAGCGCGCTACCGGGGCGGCAACCTCAACAGGATAACCGGGCTCCCCATGGCACAGATCATCAATCCCCCCAACCCCGACCTGTCATGGGAGAGGATCGGTATCCTTAACCTGGGACTTGACTTTGAACTGTGGGAAGGAAGGCTCTCCGGTACTGTTGAGGCCTACCGTAAGGAGGGAACCGACCTGATCGGGGACTCCCCCGTAGGGGCCTCCAGTGGGTTTCTGGACTTCAGGGGAAACTTTGCCGATACCCGTACCCATGGCATGGACCTGGAGCTCAGGTCCCAAAACCTCACCGGGGACACCTTCCGTTGGTCGACCAACCTGATGGTGAGCACGGTATCCGAAAAGGTCACACGTTACGGCTACCAGAGCAATGTTTCCACCTATCTTCGCTACGGTGACGGTGGCGGGCCAGCTACCCCGATGGAGGGAAGGCCGCTCTACGCCATTTACAGCTACCCCTGGGCCGGACTGGACCCGGATATGGGCGCGCCGCTGGGCTATGTAAACGGCGAAAAAAGTGACGATTACGCATCAATCACCGGGAACGCCACGATGGAAACGGTCAACTACCATGGCTCGGCCCGGCCAACCCTGTTTGGGGCACTGAGGAACGATATTGCCTATGGCAACCTTTCCCTTTCGGTCAACATTTCTTTCCGCTCCGGTTACCATTACCGACGGAATTCGGTGGATTACAACGAACTGTTGCGTGGCAATGTCACCCATGCAGATTATGGCATTCGGTGGAAGCGCCCAGGTGACGAGGTCATGACACATATCCCATCACTTCCGGACGGACTAGACACCGATCGCGACAATTTCTACCGATATGCAGGGATCCTGGTGGAGAAGGGGGACCATATCCGGCTACAGGATATCAGGCTGGGCTACCGCCCCCAGGGCTTGCCCCTCAAGAATACAGAAATCTATGTTTATGCCAACAACTTGGGCATCATCTGGAAGGCGGCCAAGGACGACCCTCTTGACCCGGATTACAGGAGTGCAAAACCTCTGGGGAGTATTTCCCTGGGAATCCGTGTTGATTTGTAA
- a CDS encoding multiubiquitin domain-containing protein: MKNKIDIEAFYLEGKKVETGCFYMIKVTSDITGEKDKFLVEKEKVTGREILLLSDHTPPKNFILKIKGKNKRTIELDDIVDLTEPGIEKFIVYPASCTEGSPSPRRDFHLFPDDQKFLSEKQYTWEAITEGRVNWILIKGFKLPNGLNHASIDIAVKIPQQYPRAEIDMIFFPAKISRDNGREFSRQTPTTFRGKHWYQWSRHRNKRISPWKPGVDNLETHLDLMYHCLQQEAA, translated from the coding sequence ATGAAAAATAAAATTGATATAGAAGCCTTCTACTTAGAAGGCAAGAAGGTAGAAACAGGATGTTTCTACATGATTAAGGTCACTAGTGATATTACTGGTGAGAAGGATAAGTTTCTAGTAGAAAAAGAGAAAGTAACAGGCAGAGAGATTCTATTGCTTTCAGACCATACTCCCCCTAAAAACTTCATTCTTAAGATAAAAGGGAAGAATAAGAGAACTATTGAACTCGATGATATAGTTGATCTTACAGAACCGGGTATCGAGAAGTTTATCGTGTACCCTGCAAGCTGTACAGAAGGAAGCCCCTCCCCAAGGAGGGACTTCCATTTATTTCCTGACGATCAAAAATTTCTAAGCGAAAAACAGTATACGTGGGAAGCCATTACTGAGGGTAGAGTCAACTGGATTCTTATCAAAGGATTTAAACTACCTAATGGACTCAATCATGCATCAATAGATATAGCAGTAAAGATACCCCAGCAGTATCCTAGGGCAGAAATAGATATGATATTCTTCCCTGCTAAAATATCAAGAGATAACGGTAGAGAATTCTCCAGACAGACGCCTACAACTTTCAGAGGGAAACATTGGTATCAATGGTCTAGACATAGGAACAAGAGAATATCTCCTTGGAAGCCCGGTGTGGACAACCTAGAGACCCACTTGGATTTAATGTATCATTGTCTTCAACAAGAAGCTGCATGA